The Neoarius graeffei isolate fNeoGra1 chromosome 12, fNeoGra1.pri, whole genome shotgun sequence genome window below encodes:
- the znf346 gene encoding zinc finger protein 346 isoform X2 — translation MATQGPNGDFPYLPSGAAEVNRLIQENGDLFSESQCRVCNAVLISESQKLAHYQSKKHASKVRRYMATHTDEPLAKRFKPSSEDAESGETLEAEGDKYKACQVCNMSFSSAVVAQSHYQGKVHAKNLRLKSFGVQAPAVSQPVQGKKSDGQTGVGQGSALNDPNRFCTICQASFNNPVMAQQHYSGKKHKKHLTKQKLMETFGPSATPASTVKGYPCTMCNIELNSVEQYQAHISGAKHKNHVRLKEGGNSTMNPLGKKQPDYLYGYNQEQEAQEDWGSLKQDYESGGL, via the exons ATGGCGACCCAAGGACCGAATGGAGATTTTCCTTATTTACCTTCGGGGGCAGCGGAGG TGAACCGACTCATCCAGGAAAATGGCGACCTGTTTTCTGAGTCGCAGTGTCGAGTGTGCAACGCTGTCCTCATTTCAGAGTCACAGAAACTCGCACATTACCAG AGCAAGAAGCATGCAAGCAAAGTACGACGTTACATGGCCACCCATACTGATGAACCCTTAGCCAAGAGATTCAAACCATCATCAGAGGATGCTGAA AGTGGTGAGACCTTGGAGGCTGAAGGGGACAAATACAAAGCCTGCCAAGTGTGCAACATGAGCTTTTCCTCTGCAGTGGTGGCTCAATCTCACTACCAAGGCAAAGTGCACGCTAAGAACCTTAGATTAAAAAGCTTCGGAGTGCAGGCACCTG CCGTGTCTCAGCCTGTTCAAGGGAAGAAGTCGGATGGACAGACTGGAGTAGGACAAGGCTCTGCTTTGAATGACCCCAACCGCTTCTGCACCATCTGTCAGGCTTCTTTCAACAACCCAGTGATGGCTCAACAACACTACAGTGGCAAGAAGCACAAAAAACATTTGACCAAGCAGAAGCTGATGGAGACCTTCGGACCTTCTGCCACACCAG CCTCTACAGTAAAGGGCTACCCGTGTACCATGTGTAATATTGAGCTCAATTCGGTGGAACAGTACCAGGCCCATATTAGCGGCGCCAAACACAAGAACCA CGTTCGACTCAAGGAAGGTGGCAACTCCACAATGAACCCCCTGGGAAAAAAACAGCCGGACTATCTGTATGGCTATAACCAGGAGCAGGAAGCCCAGGAGGACTGGGGCAGTTTAAAGCAGGACTATGAGTCAGGAGGCCTGTAG
- the znf346 gene encoding zinc finger protein 346 isoform X1 — MATQGPNGDFPYLPSGAAEVNRLIQENGDLFSESQCRVCNAVLISESQKLAHYQSKKHASKVRRYMATHTDEPLAKRFKPSSEDAESGETLEAEGDKYKACQVCNMSFSSAVVAQSHYQGKVHAKNLRLKSFGVQAPAVSQPVQGKKSDGQTGVGQGSALNDPNRFCTICQASFNNPVMAQQHYSGKKHKKHLTKQKLMETFGPSATPDSASVGPPPYQTTEPPFGEGASTVKGYPCTMCNIELNSVEQYQAHISGAKHKNHVRLKEGGNSTMNPLGKKQPDYLYGYNQEQEAQEDWGSLKQDYESGGL, encoded by the exons ATGGCGACCCAAGGACCGAATGGAGATTTTCCTTATTTACCTTCGGGGGCAGCGGAGG TGAACCGACTCATCCAGGAAAATGGCGACCTGTTTTCTGAGTCGCAGTGTCGAGTGTGCAACGCTGTCCTCATTTCAGAGTCACAGAAACTCGCACATTACCAG AGCAAGAAGCATGCAAGCAAAGTACGACGTTACATGGCCACCCATACTGATGAACCCTTAGCCAAGAGATTCAAACCATCATCAGAGGATGCTGAA AGTGGTGAGACCTTGGAGGCTGAAGGGGACAAATACAAAGCCTGCCAAGTGTGCAACATGAGCTTTTCCTCTGCAGTGGTGGCTCAATCTCACTACCAAGGCAAAGTGCACGCTAAGAACCTTAGATTAAAAAGCTTCGGAGTGCAGGCACCTG CCGTGTCTCAGCCTGTTCAAGGGAAGAAGTCGGATGGACAGACTGGAGTAGGACAAGGCTCTGCTTTGAATGACCCCAACCGCTTCTGCACCATCTGTCAGGCTTCTTTCAACAACCCAGTGATGGCTCAACAACACTACAGTGGCAAGAAGCACAAAAAACATTTGACCAAGCAGAAGCTGATGGAGACCTTCGGACCTTCTGCCACACCAG attcagcctcagtgggacctccgccctaccaaaccactgaacccccctttggagaaggag CCTCTACAGTAAAGGGCTACCCGTGTACCATGTGTAATATTGAGCTCAATTCGGTGGAACAGTACCAGGCCCATATTAGCGGCGCCAAACACAAGAACCA CGTTCGACTCAAGGAAGGTGGCAACTCCACAATGAACCCCCTGGGAAAAAAACAGCCGGACTATCTGTATGGCTATAACCAGGAGCAGGAAGCCCAGGAGGACTGGGGCAGTTTAAAGCAGGACTATGAGTCAGGAGGCCTGTAG